In Arthrobacter sp. QXT-31, one genomic interval encodes:
- a CDS encoding PTS sugar transporter subunit IIA, whose product MAEPLDRYDAELTTPDLVILEMDAEDKVDAASQLARKLFDAGRVSDLEGFLGHVNAREHQLATGLPGGVGLPHARSEFVSETSIAVGITKYGKALDFGAADGPATVVLLIATPASSFSDHLEVLATLARSLSKESFRESLRRAYDAEVIAELINSSLVFFDH is encoded by the coding sequence TTGGCGGAACCACTGGACCGTTACGACGCGGAACTCACCACACCTGACCTGGTGATCCTCGAAATGGACGCCGAGGACAAGGTGGACGCGGCCAGCCAGCTGGCCCGCAAGCTGTTCGACGCCGGCCGCGTCTCAGACCTCGAGGGTTTCCTGGGGCACGTCAACGCCCGGGAGCACCAGCTGGCCACCGGCCTGCCCGGGGGAGTGGGCCTGCCGCACGCCCGCAGTGAGTTCGTCTCCGAGACCTCGATCGCCGTCGGGATCACCAAGTACGGCAAGGCCCTGGACTTTGGCGCCGCTGACGGTCCGGCCACGGTGGTCCTGCTCATCGCCACGCCGGCGAGTTCCTTCTCCGACCACCTTGAGGTGCTGGCCACCCTGGCGCGGTCCCTGTCCAAGGAATCGTTCCGGGAATCGCTGCGCCGGGCCTACGACGCCGAGGTTATCGCCGAGCTCATCAACTCCAGCCTGGTCTTCTTCGACCACTGA
- a CDS encoding SURF1 family protein, whose translation MWKTALQPRWIAGLVFAIAVSGIFVLLSQWQFGRSTQPEVPVNPATEQVKPLTETLQPGDFFRASVADQMVSASGSYDAAKQVLVPGRLKDGKTGYWVVTAFAVADAPVLKGVAASPKTYIPVARGWIAEPAKAAAPPSGTIQLTGRLLPSEAPVPNTAPEPGQATAVSVAELINAWNVSSYPAFVSATAEKAGTDDVGAAAGSGLEPLNIPAQPPAEKVNWLNLFYSVEWIVFAGFALFIWWRLVKDDHRRSLEDAEDYDGPEHTQPHEIQQKVQP comes from the coding sequence GTGTGGAAAACAGCCCTCCAGCCCCGGTGGATCGCAGGCCTGGTCTTTGCGATCGCCGTTTCGGGTATCTTTGTGCTCCTGAGCCAGTGGCAGTTCGGCCGTTCCACGCAGCCCGAGGTGCCGGTCAACCCCGCCACGGAACAGGTCAAACCGCTGACCGAAACGCTGCAGCCCGGTGACTTCTTCCGGGCTTCCGTGGCCGACCAGATGGTGTCCGCATCCGGCAGCTACGATGCCGCGAAGCAGGTCCTCGTGCCCGGCCGCCTCAAGGACGGCAAGACCGGATACTGGGTGGTCACCGCCTTCGCGGTGGCGGATGCCCCCGTGCTCAAGGGCGTGGCAGCCTCACCGAAAACCTACATCCCGGTGGCCCGCGGCTGGATCGCTGAACCGGCGAAGGCCGCCGCCCCGCCGTCGGGCACCATCCAGCTGACCGGACGGCTGCTGCCGTCCGAGGCGCCGGTGCCCAACACCGCCCCCGAACCCGGCCAGGCGACCGCCGTCTCCGTCGCCGAACTCATCAACGCTTGGAACGTCAGCAGCTACCCCGCCTTCGTTTCCGCCACGGCGGAAAAAGCAGGAACGGACGACGTCGGTGCTGCCGCCGGCAGCGGCCTGGAGCCGCTCAATATTCCCGCCCAGCCCCCGGCCGAGAAGGTCAACTGGCTGAACCTGTTCTACTCCGTGGAGTGGATCGTGTTCGCCGGCTTCGCCCTGTTCATCTGGTGGCGGCTGGTCAAGGACGACCACCGCAGAAGCCTCGAGGACGCCGAGGATTACGACGGACCAGAGCACACCCAACCCCACGAGATCCAACAAAAGGTACAGCCATGA
- a CDS encoding DUF3817 domain-containing protein, producing the protein MIEPKPAIQPSNPAGAAKKRRFGGTEAQIRSALKFYKVMAYLTGAMLLLLCAELVARYGFGQYLFAGGTDALTGQPFGFGFAQAEPKGVLGGFNVSVTVLIVHGWMYVVYLMSNFRLWTLMRWPFLKMILLALGGVIPFLSFIVEKKFHAEVEAELAANPQAASRY; encoded by the coding sequence ATGATCGAACCCAAGCCGGCCATCCAGCCCTCGAACCCCGCCGGGGCGGCGAAGAAGCGACGCTTCGGCGGCACGGAGGCGCAGATCCGCTCCGCCCTGAAGTTCTACAAGGTCATGGCCTACCTCACCGGTGCCATGCTGCTGCTGCTGTGTGCGGAGCTCGTTGCCCGCTACGGCTTCGGCCAGTACCTCTTCGCGGGCGGAACGGACGCCCTGACCGGCCAGCCGTTCGGCTTCGGCTTCGCCCAGGCCGAACCGAAGGGCGTCCTCGGCGGGTTCAACGTGTCCGTCACCGTGCTGATCGTCCACGGCTGGATGTACGTCGTGTACCTGATGTCCAACTTCCGCCTTTGGACGCTCATGCGCTGGCCGTTCCTCAAGATGATCCTGCTGGCACTCGGCGGCGTCATCCCGTTCCTGTCCTTCATCGTGGAGAAGAAGTTCCATGCCGAGGTGGAGGCCGAACTCGCCGCCAACCCGCAGGCTGCCAGCCGCTACTGA
- the guaA gene encoding glutamine-hydrolyzing GMP synthase: MTTPTASQTSQKPVLVVDYGAQYAQLIARRVREANVYSEVVPHTYSTEQLLAKNPAAIILSGGPASVYADGAPSVGADLFEAGVPVFGICYGFQAMANALGGKVDKTGLREYGSTQTTILGDDRSILEGMPQHQNTWMSHGDSVHAAPEGFEVLATTAGAEVAAFANEEKCLYGVQWHPEVKHSAYGQQVLENFLFKGAKLEQNWTTGDILEEQVERIRQQVGDARVICGLSGGVDSAVAAALVQRAVGDQLTCVFVDHGLLREGEAEQVERDFVAATGVNLYVANEQERFQSALAGVSDPETKRKIIGREFIRAFEEAERAIIADAAAHGEKIKFLVQGTLYPDVVESGGGEGAANIKSHHNVGGLPEDLQFELVEPLRALFKDEVRAVGAKLGLPQEIVGRQPFPGPGLGIRIVGEVTKERLDLLRKADAIARAELTAAGLDNDVWQMPVVLLADVRSVGVQGDGRTYGHPIVLRPVSSEDAMTADWSRLPYDLLARISNRITNEVDGVNRVVLDVTSKPPGTIEWE, translated from the coding sequence GTGACTACTCCCACTGCATCCCAAACTTCCCAGAAGCCGGTGCTGGTAGTTGACTACGGTGCCCAGTACGCGCAGCTAATTGCCCGCCGCGTCCGGGAAGCGAATGTGTATTCGGAAGTGGTTCCGCATACCTACAGCACTGAGCAGCTCCTGGCCAAGAACCCTGCCGCCATCATCCTCTCCGGCGGCCCCGCCAGCGTTTACGCCGACGGTGCTCCGAGCGTCGGCGCCGACCTTTTCGAGGCCGGTGTCCCGGTCTTCGGTATCTGCTACGGCTTCCAGGCCATGGCGAACGCCCTCGGCGGCAAGGTAGACAAGACCGGCCTGCGGGAGTACGGCTCCACCCAGACCACCATTCTCGGTGACGACCGTTCCATCCTGGAGGGAATGCCGCAGCACCAGAACACCTGGATGAGCCACGGCGACTCCGTCCACGCGGCACCCGAGGGCTTCGAGGTGCTGGCCACCACGGCAGGTGCCGAGGTGGCCGCCTTCGCCAACGAGGAGAAGTGCCTGTACGGCGTGCAGTGGCACCCCGAGGTGAAGCACTCGGCCTACGGCCAGCAGGTGCTGGAGAACTTCCTGTTCAAGGGCGCCAAGCTGGAACAGAACTGGACCACGGGTGACATCCTCGAGGAGCAGGTGGAGCGCATCCGCCAGCAGGTCGGCGATGCCCGGGTCATCTGCGGCCTCTCCGGCGGCGTGGATTCGGCCGTTGCCGCCGCCCTTGTCCAGCGCGCCGTGGGCGACCAGCTGACCTGTGTCTTCGTCGACCACGGGCTGCTGCGCGAAGGCGAGGCCGAGCAGGTGGAGCGCGACTTCGTTGCCGCCACCGGCGTGAACCTCTACGTGGCCAACGAGCAGGAGCGGTTCCAGTCCGCGCTGGCAGGCGTCAGTGATCCCGAGACCAAGCGCAAGATCATCGGCCGCGAATTCATCCGCGCCTTCGAAGAGGCCGAGCGCGCCATCATCGCCGACGCCGCAGCGCACGGCGAAAAGATCAAGTTCCTCGTGCAGGGCACCCTGTACCCGGACGTCGTCGAATCCGGCGGCGGCGAGGGTGCAGCAAACATCAAGAGCCACCACAATGTGGGCGGGCTGCCTGAGGACCTGCAGTTCGAGCTCGTCGAGCCGCTTCGTGCCCTGTTCAAGGACGAGGTGCGCGCCGTGGGCGCCAAGCTCGGCCTGCCCCAGGAAATCGTCGGCCGCCAGCCGTTCCCTGGCCCCGGCCTGGGAATCCGGATCGTCGGCGAAGTCACCAAGGAGCGCCTGGACCTGCTCCGCAAGGCCGACGCGATCGCCCGTGCCGAGCTGACCGCCGCCGGACTCGACAACGACGTCTGGCAGATGCCGGTGGTGCTTCTCGCGGACGTCCGCAGCGTCGGCGTCCAGGGCGATGGCCGCACCTACGGCCACCCGATCGTGCTGCGCCCCGTCTCCTCCGAGGACGCCATGACCGCAGACTGGTCACGGCTTCCCTACGACCTGCTGGCCCGGATCTCCAACCGGATCACCAACGAGGTCGACGGCGTCAACCGCGTGGTGCTCGACGTCACCAGCAAGCCGCCGGGAACCATCGAGTGGGAATAG
- a CDS encoding AAA family ATPase produces the protein MPVWSKASRASAEKKAVVSVGQLDSEGSEELRKWLSGLKPVTGADTMLRFTKTPEGSIDLTHAHPSGLAQLMAGRRTRLSTLIRDQQQYVVAARACRNLRSKIFELANDRGIEAGYFSAGTVVWTSAVGGKPQRVSAPVMLTAMSLTIRPGEDDYELQLTEQAHINPALIRHLKTIHGIVFDVNAVTRMAYSTARFDPLPVLDRISTLVKPIHGADVEHNLLVSTFADLSGNLDDPWINGQNALVSSLAKAASGEVIDVPELQPGRFPSVDERDPGEELLLLDADADQQYVIDAVRAGDSLVVSSPPGTGQTQTAINTIGALVDEGKTVLVVGDRRASLNEVAGRLENLGLESILFQLTGNATPQQLKGQLVRAIVRNEKAQEPQLGSLHKTLTEHRHALLDHVASLHNVRQRWGCSPYQAMQSLAELTSIQPAPATTVRLKRSVLDNIRDREELAGRLKRAAELGAFSRASTTSPWHGARLVTRKETEEAQELARSVAKKLPLLQERMKDVASHAEIRLGATFAEWGSQLKLLVAVRESLDKFTPDIFDRPVTDLISATASSSWRRERGIDMASMQRSRLRRVAKEYVRPGVHISDLHSSLVLVQEQRAQWAGYATTQRHPAVPSGLAEISIMHRGLTREMKMLGEALRHTAAGGSLETIPYPELMERLELLVADTQTLQTLPERTLLIENMREHGLGELLADLAEREVGAKSVAAELDLAWWQSALEAMISGDDYLAMSDGDALRQLEAEYRLADNAHIASGAGRMRWKLAERWRAGIEEHSRQADLLRSLLKDGRVTLAALTAQAPALVPMLVPVWSVSPYLMTGLLPAEQKFDAVVILDAEATSLQAVLPAVARARQVIAFGDDKIASPRTFTVAVERLAAGEQSHQSVESAFTALSAVLPTAPLRSVYRAVDEDLVLQLSKNFYDGGLRRLPEGQSATGLDRALTVEYLPDGTGLPSADHEGVESVVAEVNRVVDLVFEHARLRPRTSLAVVTASLRHAARIGESIRLQLPNHPSLSGFFTAGEESFRVVDLERAQGLVRDRVIFSPGYGRTPHGRALHSFGPLSAEGGRAKFALAMTRARQSLHVLTCFKPEDLDRTRLAHGAVDLYELLDREIAGNTNLGTPASRAAASEQALGADPLVADLGDRLRARGARVWHQYDGAIDVVAAADPLSTMGQDDADIPRPVAIESDGTEQYRQMTVRERSRLRPQLLERLGWRYMPLWTIEVFTDPSACADRIGGYLGLEKPAPPLRSFGTPGFFLDDDVSTLAVDDFEPEPEPQPGQEDRYGIGQDDRFVEEADGIAADRAAGDVHSADAHHANDGAADAASAEHAAADRQDAGTGSADMDGAQNEAAGKDDAENKTAAKVQQVGERKEDLR, from the coding sequence ATGCCCGTATGGTCCAAGGCGTCACGTGCAAGCGCAGAAAAGAAGGCAGTAGTGTCAGTAGGTCAGCTCGACTCCGAGGGTTCGGAGGAGCTCCGGAAGTGGCTGTCCGGGCTCAAGCCCGTTACCGGGGCAGACACCATGCTGCGCTTCACCAAGACGCCCGAGGGTTCCATCGACCTTACACATGCGCATCCTTCCGGCCTGGCGCAGCTCATGGCAGGGCGCCGCACCCGGCTCTCGACGCTGATCCGTGACCAGCAGCAGTACGTAGTGGCGGCGCGCGCTTGCCGGAACCTGCGCTCCAAGATCTTCGAACTGGCCAATGACCGTGGCATCGAGGCCGGGTACTTCTCCGCGGGCACCGTGGTGTGGACCTCCGCCGTCGGCGGCAAGCCGCAGCGCGTCTCGGCACCGGTGATGCTGACCGCCATGTCGCTCACCATCCGCCCCGGGGAAGACGACTACGAACTGCAGCTCACGGAGCAGGCGCACATCAATCCGGCCCTGATCCGTCACCTGAAGACCATCCACGGGATCGTGTTCGACGTCAACGCCGTAACCCGGATGGCATACAGCACCGCGCGGTTCGACCCCCTTCCCGTGCTGGACCGGATCAGCACCCTGGTCAAGCCGATCCACGGCGCCGACGTGGAGCACAACCTGCTCGTCTCGACCTTCGCGGACCTTTCCGGGAACCTCGACGATCCCTGGATCAACGGGCAGAACGCGCTGGTGTCATCTCTGGCCAAGGCCGCGTCCGGCGAAGTCATCGACGTGCCGGAGCTCCAGCCGGGGCGCTTTCCCAGCGTGGACGAGCGGGACCCGGGGGAGGAGCTGCTCCTCCTCGATGCCGACGCCGACCAGCAGTACGTGATCGACGCGGTCCGTGCGGGGGACTCGCTGGTGGTGAGCAGCCCGCCGGGCACCGGCCAGACGCAGACTGCCATCAACACGATTGGTGCGCTGGTGGATGAAGGCAAGACCGTCCTGGTGGTGGGGGACCGGCGTGCCAGCCTGAACGAAGTGGCCGGGCGCCTCGAAAACCTGGGCCTGGAGTCCATCCTTTTCCAGCTGACCGGAAACGCAACGCCGCAGCAGCTCAAGGGCCAGCTGGTGCGCGCCATCGTGCGCAACGAGAAGGCCCAGGAGCCGCAGCTCGGCAGCCTGCACAAGACCCTCACCGAGCACCGCCACGCCCTTCTGGACCATGTGGCCTCGCTGCACAACGTGCGGCAGCGGTGGGGCTGCTCGCCGTACCAGGCCATGCAGTCGCTCGCTGAGCTGACCTCCATCCAGCCCGCACCCGCCACCACCGTCCGCCTGAAGCGCAGCGTCCTGGACAACATCCGGGACCGCGAGGAGCTGGCGGGCCGGCTGAAGCGGGCGGCCGAACTGGGGGCGTTCAGCAGGGCATCGACCACCAGCCCCTGGCACGGTGCACGTCTGGTGACTCGCAAGGAAACCGAGGAAGCCCAGGAGCTGGCGCGTTCGGTGGCGAAGAAGCTGCCGCTGCTGCAGGAACGGATGAAGGACGTGGCCAGCCACGCCGAAATCCGCCTGGGTGCCACCTTCGCCGAATGGGGCTCCCAGCTCAAGCTCCTGGTTGCTGTCCGCGAAAGCCTGGACAAGTTCACGCCGGACATTTTTGACCGGCCCGTGACTGACCTGATTTCCGCGACGGCGTCGTCCTCCTGGCGCCGGGAACGCGGCATCGACATGGCCTCCATGCAGCGCTCCCGCCTGCGCCGCGTGGCCAAGGAGTATGTCCGCCCGGGGGTGCACATTTCTGACCTTCACAGCTCGCTGGTGCTGGTGCAGGAACAGCGTGCCCAGTGGGCCGGGTACGCCACCACGCAGCGGCACCCGGCCGTGCCGTCAGGCCTCGCCGAAATCAGCATCATGCACCGGGGTCTTACCCGCGAGATGAAGATGCTGGGCGAGGCGCTGCGGCATACGGCGGCGGGCGGTTCGCTCGAGACCATTCCGTACCCGGAGCTTATGGAGCGCCTGGAACTGCTGGTCGCGGACACCCAGACGCTGCAGACCCTGCCCGAACGCACCCTGCTCATCGAGAACATGCGCGAGCATGGGCTGGGGGAACTGCTGGCAGACCTCGCGGAACGCGAGGTCGGGGCCAAGTCCGTCGCCGCGGAACTGGACCTGGCCTGGTGGCAGTCGGCGCTAGAGGCGATGATCAGCGGGGACGACTATCTGGCGATGTCCGACGGCGACGCGCTGCGCCAGCTTGAGGCCGAATACCGTCTCGCGGACAACGCCCACATCGCCAGCGGCGCAGGCCGGATGCGGTGGAAGCTGGCCGAGCGCTGGCGCGCAGGCATCGAGGAGCATTCCCGCCAGGCGGACCTGCTCCGAAGCCTGCTCAAGGATGGACGGGTCACGCTGGCCGCGCTGACGGCGCAGGCCCCCGCGCTGGTTCCCATGCTGGTGCCTGTCTGGTCGGTCAGCCCCTACCTCATGACCGGGCTCCTCCCCGCCGAGCAGAAGTTCGACGCCGTGGTGATCCTCGACGCCGAGGCGACGTCGCTGCAGGCCGTGCTCCCCGCCGTCGCCCGTGCCCGGCAGGTGATCGCCTTCGGTGACGACAAGATCGCCAGTCCCCGCACCTTCACGGTGGCCGTCGAGCGGCTCGCGGCCGGTGAGCAGTCGCACCAGAGCGTCGAAAGCGCCTTTACCGCACTTTCGGCGGTGCTGCCGACGGCGCCGCTGCGCTCGGTCTACCGTGCGGTGGACGAGGACCTGGTGCTGCAGCTGAGCAAGAACTTTTACGACGGCGGCCTCCGCCGGCTGCCCGAGGGCCAGTCGGCCACGGGGCTGGACCGTGCACTGACGGTGGAGTACCTGCCCGACGGCACCGGCCTGCCCAGCGCAGACCATGAGGGCGTCGAATCGGTGGTGGCCGAGGTGAACCGCGTGGTTGACCTCGTGTTCGAACACGCGCGGCTCCGGCCCCGGACCTCGCTGGCGGTGGTGACCGCCAGCCTCCGGCACGCGGCACGCATCGGCGAGTCCATCCGGCTGCAGCTGCCAAACCATCCCTCGCTCTCCGGATTCTTCACGGCAGGAGAGGAATCCTTCAGGGTTGTTGACCTGGAACGCGCCCAGGGGCTGGTCCGCGACCGCGTGATCTTCTCGCCGGGCTACGGGCGGACGCCGCACGGCCGGGCCCTGCACAGCTTCGGTCCGCTGTCCGCCGAGGGCGGCCGGGCCAAGTTTGCCCTGGCCATGACCAGGGCGCGGCAGTCGCTGCACGTCCTGACCTGCTTCAAGCCGGAGGACCTGGACCGGACCCGGCTGGCCCATGGCGCCGTCGACCTCTACGAACTTCTGGACCGGGAGATTGCCGGCAACACCAACCTGGGAACCCCCGCGTCCAGGGCAGCGGCCAGTGAACAGGCACTGGGGGCAGATCCGCTGGTTGCCGATCTCGGTGACCGGCTCCGCGCCCGCGGTGCCCGCGTCTGGCACCAGTACGACGGCGCCATCGATGTGGTGGCCGCCGCCGACCCGCTGAGCACCATGGGTCAGGACGACGCCGACATCCCGCGCCCGGTGGCCATCGAATCCGACGGCACCGAGCAGTACCGGCAGATGACCGTCCGGGAACGGAGCCGGCTGCGCCCCCAGCTGCTGGAGCGGCTCGGCTGGCGGTACATGCCGCTGTGGACCATCGAGGTCTTTACCGATCCCTCGGCCTGCGCTGACAGGATCGGCGGGTACCTCGGACTGGAGAAGCCCGCCCCTCCGCTGCGTTCCTTCGGGACGCCGGGCTTTTTCCTGGATGACGACGTCAGCACCCTTGCCGTTGACGACTTCGAGCCCGAACCCGAACCTCAACCTGGACAGGAAGACCGGTACGGCATCGGCCAGGACGACCGGTTTGTGGAGGAGGCGGACGGGATCGCCGCTGATCGTGCGGCGGGTGACGTCCACAGCGCCGATGCACACCACGCCAATGATGGCGCGGCTGACGCTGCTTCAGCAGAGCATGCGGCAGCTGACCGGCAAGATGCCGGCACCGGCTCGGCCGACATGGACGGTGCCCAGAATGAGGCTG